The following proteins are encoded in a genomic region of Synechococcus sp. CBW1002:
- a CDS encoding MAPEG family protein, translating into MPPFALALLLPPLSAAAPGAAFAWSLVLAGAVVIASLIPLAAGRSQADFSLADLSAPRAMFERLPAWGKRAQWAHQNSFEAFGLHAPACLLCLIHAPSIQAAVPWIALAAWLHPAARLLYIGAYLADLPPLRSLCWISGLLCTALLYLAGLQGVLAG; encoded by the coding sequence ATGCCGCCCTTCGCGCTTGCCCTGCTACTCCCTCCGCTTTCGGCTGCTGCGCCGGGCGCCGCCTTCGCCTGGTCGCTGGTGCTGGCGGGTGCCGTGGTGATCGCCAGCCTGATTCCCCTCGCTGCCGGCCGCAGCCAGGCCGATTTCAGCCTGGCGGATCTCTCGGCGCCGCGGGCGATGTTCGAGCGGTTGCCGGCCTGGGGGAAGCGGGCCCAGTGGGCCCATCAGAACAGCTTTGAGGCCTTCGGCCTGCATGCGCCGGCCTGCCTGCTCTGCCTGATCCACGCCCCGTCGATACAGGCGGCCGTCCCCTGGATCGCCCTGGCGGCCTGGCTGCATCCGGCTGCGCGCTTGCTCTACATCGGCGCCTACCTCGCCGATCTGCCGCCCCTGCGCAGCCTCTGCTGGATCAGCGGCCTGCTCTGCACCGCGCTGCTGTATCTGGCCGGCCTCCAGGGGGTGCTGGCCGGCTGA
- a CDS encoding helix-turn-helix transcriptional regulator, translating into MATSIPHPFEPHPQAAGLTNPFQARLLRIEDIARSAELISTVVPLQQLEAASASVPWWHYGFESSFGGVALVAGILPPCHLQTQEHDGLTVVLGYGGEQRVRQESHEWSCQADDCLILNGAAYCCDTTAVSALLCHLRPERLLRTAMVMGGLQHCPAAWKDLMQQSQCRKLSADSDGPPLQALVRQEISLVNQLVDASPVLIERLQVDERIYRLMAAMMLPDLLLDSPLDRLNQKDRQGRDTFDELLDYIKFNLAQPLNLTMLESYSHYSRRALQYAFKERLGCTATQWIRNQRLDQARRCLQNPAPGDSVAQIATQCGYRSLSLFSVDFQQRFHVKPSQLMREARATRPPESR; encoded by the coding sequence GTGGCCACCTCGATCCCGCACCCATTCGAGCCGCACCCCCAGGCCGCCGGTCTTACCAATCCCTTTCAGGCCAGGTTGCTGCGGATTGAGGACATCGCCCGCAGTGCCGAGTTGATCAGCACGGTGGTGCCACTGCAGCAGCTCGAAGCCGCCTCCGCTTCCGTGCCGTGGTGGCACTACGGATTCGAGTCGTCGTTCGGTGGCGTTGCGCTGGTGGCTGGCATCCTTCCCCCCTGTCATCTGCAAACGCAGGAGCACGATGGACTCACCGTTGTGCTGGGCTATGGAGGGGAGCAACGGGTCCGCCAGGAGTCCCACGAGTGGTCCTGTCAGGCGGATGACTGCCTGATTCTCAATGGCGCCGCCTATTGCTGCGACACCACAGCGGTCAGCGCCCTGCTGTGTCACCTGCGGCCGGAACGACTCCTGAGGACGGCCATGGTCATGGGAGGGCTCCAGCATTGTCCAGCGGCCTGGAAGGACTTGATGCAGCAGAGTCAGTGCAGGAAGCTCTCCGCCGACAGCGACGGGCCACCGCTTCAGGCCCTGGTTCGCCAGGAGATCAGCCTGGTCAATCAGCTGGTTGATGCCAGTCCGGTGTTGATTGAACGCCTGCAGGTGGATGAACGGATCTACCGGCTGATGGCGGCGATGATGCTGCCGGACTTGCTTCTGGACAGCCCTCTGGATCGGCTCAACCAGAAGGATCGGCAGGGCCGCGATACGTTTGATGAGTTGCTCGACTATATCAAGTTCAACCTTGCCCAGCCGCTCAATCTCACGATGCTGGAGTCGTATAGCCATTACTCCAGGCGCGCTCTGCAATATGCCTTCAAGGAGCGGTTGGGATGTACGGCAACCCAGTGGATCCGCAACCAGCGGTTGGATCAGGCGCGCCGTTGTCTGCAGAATCCTGCGCCTGGTGATTCGGTGGCTCAGATCGCCACCCAGTGCGGCTATCGCTCGCTCAGCCTGTTCAGCGTCGATTTTCAGCAGCGGTTCCATGTCAAGCCCTCGCAGTTGATGCGGGAGGCCCGGGCCACCCGCCCGCCGGAGTCGCGCTGA
- a CDS encoding RNA polymerase sigma factor RpoD/SigA, translated as MPLDSGSDGLTEYLYLLRRVPLLTASEELHLAAIVQQWLKDPQPTKALRCSAERARNRMVSANLRLVVMIARRYSSRLDGLHLEMLDLLQAGNLGLIEAVERFDPKRGYKFSTYAFWWIRKAIGNCLRESGSPIRIPVPMITLVSRAHRLQARSDRSLTTRELAAALDVEEERLEASLRAVRHSRMTSLHQPIAGATDDLCLIDAIADERVPVLEEDYRWLREQVEALDHRERRLLSLRYAEPDGRSLSSTAEMMGLTKGVVQNLERQTFRKLRRCLAPVLDPCTA; from the coding sequence TTGCCTCTTGATTCAGGGTCCGATGGACTCACGGAATATTTGTATTTATTGCGACGAGTTCCGCTGCTCACGGCATCAGAGGAACTTCACCTGGCCGCCATCGTGCAGCAATGGCTGAAGGATCCCCAGCCCACGAAAGCTCTGCGTTGCAGTGCGGAGAGAGCCAGAAACCGGATGGTGTCCGCCAATCTCAGGCTGGTAGTGATGATTGCACGCCGATACAGCAGTCGTCTCGATGGCCTTCATCTGGAAATGCTTGATTTGCTGCAGGCCGGCAACCTGGGCTTGATTGAGGCCGTGGAGCGATTTGATCCGAAACGAGGCTATAAGTTTTCTACCTACGCCTTCTGGTGGATTCGCAAAGCGATCGGCAATTGCTTGAGGGAATCGGGCTCTCCCATCCGCATCCCGGTCCCGATGATCACCCTGGTCAGCCGCGCCCATAGGCTGCAGGCCCGCTCCGATCGGAGCCTCACAACCCGCGAGCTGGCTGCTGCGCTTGATGTGGAGGAGGAGCGGCTGGAGGCCTCGCTTCGTGCCGTTCGGCACAGCCGCATGACCTCCCTGCATCAGCCGATTGCCGGCGCAACAGACGATCTCTGCCTCATCGATGCGATTGCCGATGAGCGTGTTCCGGTGCTGGAAGAGGATTACCGGTGGTTGCGGGAACAGGTGGAGGCACTGGATCACCGGGAGCGCCGTCTTCTGAGCTTGCGATATGCCGAACCGGATGGTCGCTCCCTGAGCTCCACCGCAGAGATGATGGGGCTGACCAAAGGTGTGGTTCAGAATCTGGAGCGGCAGACCTTTCGGAAGCTGCGCCGTTGTCTGGCGCCGGTTCTTGATCCCTGCACGGCCTGA
- a CDS encoding YajQ family cyclic di-GMP-binding protein, whose protein sequence is MSSYSFDVVSDFDRQELVNAIDQVRREVIQRYDLKDSGTEIELEETSLVITTASEMTLQAVEDVLRQKATKRDLSLKIFDFQTPEPAGGNRVRQVVTLRKGLSPELAKSLSKKVRDTIKKVTVAIQGESLRITGKNKDDLQQVIALLRSEDLEVPLQFENYR, encoded by the coding sequence ATGAGCTCCTACTCCTTCGATGTCGTGTCCGATTTCGATCGCCAGGAGCTGGTGAACGCCATTGATCAGGTGCGCCGCGAGGTGATCCAGCGCTACGACCTCAAGGACTCCGGCACCGAAATCGAGCTGGAGGAGACCAGCCTGGTGATCACCACCGCCAGCGAGATGACCCTGCAGGCGGTGGAAGACGTGCTGCGCCAGAAGGCGACCAAACGGGATCTTTCGCTCAAGATCTTCGATTTCCAGACTCCCGAACCGGCCGGTGGCAACCGGGTGCGGCAAGTGGTGACCCTCCGCAAGGGTCTGAGCCCGGAGCTGGCCAAATCGCTGAGCAAGAAAGTGCGTGACACCATCAAGAAGGTCACTGTGGCGATCCAGGGCGAAAGCCTGCGGATCACCGGCAAGAACAAGGATGACCTGCAGCAGGTGATCGCCCTGCTCAGGAGCGAAGATCTGGAGGTGCCGCTCCAGTTCGAGAACTACCGCTGA
- a CDS encoding chemotaxis protein CheB, with the protein MTITRVVGIGTSAGGLAALTDLVSQLTAGGRQAYVVAQHLDPDHHSHLLELLARTSRLPVVLARDGAPLQPDVIAIVPPNHDVTVVANRLSLQAPAPRYGPAPSIDLLLASIAREWGANGVAVVLSGTGSDGAFGLRSVKEAGGLTLAQSPAEAKFGAMPRAAITLGGAVLVLEAGAIGQHLAGLNSLTPAAAEEAPAPGSGLPATPIGLSALIEPLQRATGLDASHYTEASLRRQVERRMATHQLSDLEAYMPLLEGDPEEAQALAQTLLASGTSFFRDPQAFSALRRLLLDGLSRRPAPHFLRVWVPGCASGEEAYSIAMLISELLGHPHDLAAQLKIFATDLSEQSLSIARLGVYPDAAVAGIPAELRQRFLMDRGAEHVICESLRTCMVFARHDMGKDPPFPRLDLIACRNTLIDFTAPVQERVLALFSFALVPGGLLFLGHADALGSRISGFHLADGEQNLYHRSGDTLTRQPLPPGPAAGRQGLAAAPTRSITVLRETIPEQHMALLEVLIRAFCQPSLVLDERHDLVEVIGDITPYCRLPEGRLTTAAQSFLRPELRSEARALFLLTPAVNTTARSTAVHLEDLDQWVRLELRCLTVDGRSILLLSFVPQGEKEAGLTTTAPPGERDAAFDREIQRLERKLLSSQETLQRSLMELEQANADLEFFSEELQASSEELQSSNEELEASNEEMQVTNQELATLNQTLSCRGEQLERLNADLENIQSSLSQGMVIVDRQLCVTRFTPLAVRVFALMASDLGKPLLRIPTTLPLPQLPEALEAVLQGEPRQSLEASSEDVSYLIQVLPYQDLEGRRRGAIVTLTDVSELMEMSRAAEAALNEFSSLTDALDAVVWKWNQGMSELLYVSQRIHSLTGWSPAELCEHPERFVKAIVPDDRGRVEAARDWTQGRWTVRYRLTTRSGRPLWVVEAGRVVKDGDDRFVVGTLTEVTPGLGLGERAEAA; encoded by the coding sequence ATGACGATCACCCGGGTGGTAGGCATCGGAACCTCGGCCGGGGGCCTGGCGGCCTTGACGGATCTGGTCAGCCAGCTGACGGCCGGCGGACGACAGGCCTATGTGGTGGCTCAGCACCTTGATCCCGACCACCACAGCCACCTGCTCGAGCTGCTGGCCCGGACCAGCCGTTTGCCCGTGGTCCTGGCTCGCGATGGGGCACCGCTGCAGCCCGATGTGATCGCCATCGTTCCGCCCAACCACGACGTCACGGTCGTGGCGAACCGCCTCAGTCTTCAGGCGCCGGCTCCTCGCTACGGTCCAGCCCCCAGCATCGACCTGCTGTTGGCCTCAATCGCCAGGGAGTGGGGTGCCAACGGAGTGGCCGTGGTGCTGTCCGGCACCGGCAGCGATGGCGCCTTCGGGCTGCGCTCGGTCAAGGAAGCGGGCGGACTCACCCTGGCCCAGAGCCCGGCAGAGGCGAAGTTCGGCGCCATGCCGCGGGCAGCCATCACCCTCGGCGGCGCTGTGCTGGTGCTGGAGGCGGGCGCGATCGGGCAGCATCTGGCCGGACTGAACAGCCTCACCCCAGCGGCAGCCGAGGAGGCCCCAGCGCCTGGCTCCGGCCTGCCGGCCACCCCGATCGGCTTGTCCGCGCTGATCGAGCCCTTGCAGCGCGCCACCGGTCTGGATGCGTCCCATTACACCGAGGCGTCGCTGCGCCGCCAGGTGGAACGACGCATGGCGACCCACCAGCTCAGCGACCTGGAGGCCTACATGCCCCTGCTGGAGGGTGACCCTGAAGAGGCCCAGGCACTGGCCCAGACCCTGCTGGCGTCAGGCACCTCCTTCTTTCGCGATCCCCAGGCCTTTTCGGCCCTGAGACGGCTCCTGCTCGATGGCCTCTCCAGGCGCCCGGCACCGCATTTCCTGCGCGTCTGGGTGCCGGGCTGCGCCAGCGGCGAAGAGGCCTATTCGATCGCCATGTTGATCAGTGAGCTGCTCGGCCATCCCCACGATCTGGCTGCCCAGCTGAAGATCTTCGCCACGGATCTCAGTGAGCAGAGCCTGTCGATCGCCCGCCTCGGAGTGTATCCAGATGCCGCAGTGGCTGGGATTCCAGCGGAATTACGCCAGCGCTTCCTGATGGATCGGGGAGCCGAACACGTGATCTGTGAATCATTGCGGACCTGCATGGTCTTCGCCCGCCACGACATGGGCAAGGACCCACCATTTCCGCGGCTCGATCTGATCGCCTGCCGCAACACGCTGATCGATTTCACCGCACCCGTTCAGGAACGGGTGCTGGCCCTGTTCAGTTTTGCCCTGGTGCCCGGAGGACTGTTGTTCCTCGGCCATGCGGACGCCCTCGGAAGCCGCATCAGCGGTTTCCATTTGGCTGATGGGGAACAGAACCTGTACCACCGTTCCGGCGACACGCTCACGCGCCAGCCCCTGCCGCCTGGTCCTGCCGCGGGCCGGCAGGGGCTCGCTGCAGCTCCGACCCGTTCGATCACCGTGCTGCGAGAGACCATCCCCGAGCAGCACATGGCCCTGCTCGAGGTGCTGATCCGTGCCTTCTGCCAGCCCAGCCTCGTGCTGGATGAACGGCACGATCTGGTGGAAGTGATCGGCGACATCACCCCCTACTGCCGCCTGCCGGAAGGGCGACTCACGACAGCCGCCCAATCGTTTCTCCGGCCCGAACTGCGCAGCGAGGCCAGGGCCCTGTTTCTGCTGACCCCCGCCGTCAACACCACCGCACGCAGTACCGCCGTGCATCTGGAAGACCTCGACCAGTGGGTGCGGCTGGAGCTTCGCTGCCTGACGGTGGATGGCCGTTCCATCCTGCTGCTCAGCTTTGTGCCGCAGGGGGAGAAGGAGGCCGGCCTCACCACAACGGCGCCACCGGGGGAACGGGATGCCGCCTTCGATCGCGAAATCCAGCGCCTTGAGCGTAAACTGCTGAGCAGTCAGGAGACCCTACAGCGCTCCTTGATGGAACTGGAGCAGGCGAATGCTGATCTGGAGTTCTTTTCCGAGGAGCTGCAGGCCTCGTCCGAGGAGCTGCAGTCGTCCAACGAGGAGCTGGAGGCCTCCAACGAGGAGATGCAGGTCACCAACCAGGAACTGGCGACGCTGAACCAGACGCTGAGCTGCCGCGGCGAACAGCTGGAGCGGCTCAACGCTGATCTGGAAAACATCCAGAGTTCGCTCAGCCAGGGCATGGTGATCGTCGATCGCCAACTCTGTGTCACCCGCTTCACCCCTCTGGCGGTGCGGGTCTTCGCCTTGATGGCCAGCGATCTCGGCAAGCCGTTGCTGCGCATTCCCACCACCCTGCCGCTGCCGCAGCTGCCGGAGGCCCTGGAGGCGGTGCTGCAGGGCGAACCGCGGCAAAGCCTCGAGGCCAGCAGTGAAGATGTCTCCTACCTGATTCAGGTGCTGCCCTACCAGGATCTGGAAGGTCGACGCCGCGGCGCCATCGTCACCCTCACCGATGTGTCCGAGCTGATGGAGATGAGCCGGGCGGCGGAGGCGGCCCTCAACGAGTTCTCCAGCCTCACTGATGCCCTCGATGCGGTGGTCTGGAAGTGGAATCAGGGCATGAGCGAGCTTCTCTACGTGAGCCAGCGCATCCACTCCCTGACGGGCTGGTCCCCCGCCGAACTCTGTGAACACCCAGAGCGGTTCGTCAAGGCGATCGTGCCTGATGATCGTGGCCGCGTGGAGGCGGCCCGCGACTGGACCCAGGGTCGCTGGACCGTGCGCTACCGCCTCACCACCCGCTCAGGCCGGCCGCTCTGGGTGGTTGAGGCGGGCCGGGTCGTCAAGGACGGCGACGATCGTTTCGTGGTGGGCACGCTCACCGAGGTGACGCCTGGCCTCGGCCTCGGGGAGCGAGCGGAGGCGGCCTAA
- a CDS encoding radical SAM/SPASM domain-containing protein: MRGLALLRKLRLSWFLLSHGLGSAHDFVDVLYRIYLNHSKIIHFRDGFPVYSLSTPALFSRPAHHFIARTLYRGIQNRNIPNLMSLAVTDGCNARCSHCSFYQGVEEPGRPLLSLEQTRELIRQAQELGVSIINLVGGEPLQRPDLSEIIRSVDKDLSTVLLFTNGWHLAEQAVALRRAGLDSVYVSLDAADAARHDQRRGLPGLFVRALQGLRAARRQGLSVGISATLTPEDYAAGELERLVELARRVGAHEVLVFDALPSGRLQHRDDLVDREGHAGGDDWVERMIRSADRWNADPRYPGVVFSAYISSHRSVGCACGTSYFYLSPYGDVMSCDFNHAIFGNAVQEPLWRVWQRLSDDPDFQRAKWGGCKVKDSGFRAKPTVRGGAATTVPSIAPSLVPSVAPSPDQTVSAGSAAEPSPWP, encoded by the coding sequence ATGCGCGGACTCGCCCTGCTGCGGAAGTTACGGCTGAGCTGGTTCCTGCTCAGCCATGGCCTGGGCAGTGCCCATGATTTTGTGGATGTGCTCTACCGCATCTATCTGAATCACAGCAAGATCATCCATTTTCGTGATGGATTTCCTGTTTATTCCCTCTCCACCCCGGCACTGTTCAGCCGCCCGGCCCATCACTTCATTGCCCGCACGCTCTACCGCGGCATCCAGAATCGCAACATCCCCAATCTGATGAGTCTGGCCGTCACCGACGGCTGCAACGCTCGCTGCAGCCACTGCAGCTTTTATCAGGGCGTCGAGGAACCCGGCCGCCCGCTGCTGAGCCTTGAGCAGACCCGGGAGCTGATCCGTCAGGCCCAGGAGCTGGGCGTTTCGATCATCAACCTGGTGGGCGGGGAACCGCTGCAGCGACCCGATCTGAGCGAGATCATCCGCAGCGTCGACAAGGATCTCTCCACCGTGCTGCTGTTCACCAATGGCTGGCATCTGGCGGAGCAGGCGGTGGCCCTGCGCCGCGCCGGCCTCGACAGCGTCTACGTGAGCCTCGATGCCGCCGATGCGGCTCGCCATGACCAGCGCCGGGGCCTGCCGGGGCTGTTCGTGCGGGCCCTGCAGGGGCTGCGGGCGGCGCGCCGGCAGGGATTGTCGGTGGGCATCTCGGCCACCCTCACCCCGGAGGACTATGCCGCCGGCGAACTGGAGCGGCTGGTGGAGCTGGCCCGCCGGGTCGGTGCCCACGAAGTGCTGGTCTTCGATGCGCTGCCCAGCGGTCGGTTGCAGCACCGCGATGATCTGGTGGATCGCGAGGGCCATGCCGGTGGCGACGACTGGGTGGAGCGGATGATCCGCTCGGCCGATCGCTGGAATGCGGATCCGCGCTATCCCGGCGTGGTGTTTTCGGCTTACATCAGCAGCCACCGCAGTGTGGGCTGCGCCTGCGGCACGAGTTACTTCTATCTATCGCCCTATGGCGATGTGATGTCGTGTGATTTCAACCACGCCATCTTCGGCAATGCCGTGCAGGAACCGCTCTGGCGGGTCTGGCAGCGCCTCAGCGACGATCCAGATTTCCAGCGGGCCAAGTGGGGCGGCTGCAAGGTGAAGGATTCCGGGTTTCGCGCCAAACCCACCGTGCGGGGCGGGGCGGCCACCACTGTTCCATCGATTGCTCCATCACTTGTTCCATCGGTTGCTCCCTCGCCAGATCAGACCGTGTCTGCCGGAAGTGCCGCTGAGCCTTCACCATGGCCCTGA
- a CDS encoding diguanylate cyclase domain-containing protein: MTAQLGPANAARIIQVDVDQPYRAIVEQMGHGVLTLSSSGAVHYANQALADLIGHARETLCGQPFTALTPSSQWPTVDRLRQVSPGRTEQAELVLLHRNGEPVLTLMSSSGLRNGDLETQCLVATDLSGLAPVHLDRGSETYRHRLLTEALSAFLVEIDADRFIRWITPSVRSLLGWTSHQLLGGSLAELLPDVDLLPDFNPAQAFALCPDQQSVLRLRASDGTDRWMRCLCWPLAGEGRACCGWILAFQDGAAAERINGDSSHRRAPQGEASIGSDRLTGLMNRTALVQRLSQLDHSRWRRCQPVGLACWDLDAFRLLNQSYGREAGDQVLRSLADRLRRLVLPSDLMARLGGDQLVAVFAGMGSLEEVVQLAESIRRVLALPLPVSGHWIRPRLSVGVTLEQPGDCPEDLLSRTCRALRQAKSQGGNRGFPVAVPPLQAAHPDLASCC, translated from the coding sequence ATGACTGCGCAACTGGGTCCTGCCAATGCTGCCAGGATCATTCAAGTCGATGTCGATCAGCCCTACCGCGCCATCGTCGAGCAGATGGGCCATGGCGTGCTCACCCTCTCCAGTTCCGGTGCGGTGCACTACGCCAATCAGGCTCTGGCAGACCTGATCGGCCATGCCCGTGAGACCCTTTGCGGGCAACCCTTCACCGCGCTGACGCCCTCCAGCCAATGGCCCACGGTGGATCGCCTGCGGCAGGTGTCTCCAGGCCGCACCGAACAGGCCGAGCTGGTGCTGCTGCATCGCAACGGGGAGCCCGTTCTCACCCTGATGAGCAGCAGCGGCCTCCGCAATGGTGACCTCGAGACCCAGTGTCTGGTTGCCACCGATCTGAGCGGCCTGGCTCCAGTACACCTCGATCGGGGCAGTGAGACCTACCGACACCGGCTGTTGACCGAGGCGCTCTCGGCGTTTCTGGTGGAAATCGACGCAGACCGCTTCATCCGCTGGATCACCCCCTCGGTGCGATCCCTGCTCGGCTGGACCTCCCATCAACTGCTGGGTGGCAGCCTCGCTGAACTCCTGCCGGACGTCGATCTCCTGCCGGACTTCAATCCCGCCCAGGCCTTCGCCCTCTGCCCGGATCAGCAGAGTGTGCTGCGCCTTCGGGCCAGCGATGGCACCGACCGATGGATGCGCTGCCTCTGCTGGCCCCTGGCCGGCGAGGGACGTGCCTGCTGTGGCTGGATTCTTGCCTTTCAGGATGGGGCCGCCGCAGAGCGGATCAACGGCGACAGCTCCCATCGACGGGCACCACAGGGGGAGGCCAGCATCGGCAGCGATCGCCTCACAGGCCTGATGAACCGCACGGCCCTCGTGCAACGGTTGAGCCAGCTGGATCATTCCCGCTGGCGCCGCTGCCAGCCCGTGGGGCTGGCCTGCTGGGATCTCGATGCGTTTAGGCTCCTGAACCAGAGCTATGGCCGCGAGGCCGGCGATCAGGTGCTGCGCTCCCTTGCCGATCGCCTGCGCCGGCTGGTGCTGCCCAGCGATCTGATGGCCCGTCTGGGCGGCGATCAGCTGGTGGCGGTCTTCGCCGGCATGGGCAGCCTCGAGGAAGTGGTGCAACTGGCCGAATCGATCCGCAGGGTTCTGGCACTGCCGCTGCCGGTGAGCGGCCACTGGATCCGGCCACGGCTCAGCGTGGGGGTGACCCTCGAGCAGCCGGGCGACTGCCCCGAAGATCTGCTCAGCCGCACCTGCCGAGCCCTGCGCCAGGCCAAGTCCCAGGGCGGGAATCGGGGCTTTCCCGTGGCAGTGCCGCCGCTGCAGGCTGCCCATCCGGATCTGGCCAGCTGCTGCTGA